Part of the Flavobacterium okayamense genome, ACTTGCCTTAGCTACATTAATTGAAAGGCATCAAGCTAAAATTTACGGCTTTATTTATTCAAAAATTCAAGACAGAGATGTTTGTGAAGATGTTTTTCAAGACACTTTTGTAAAAGTTATTAAAACTTTAAAAACCAAATCGTATAACGAAGAAGGTAAGTTTTTGCCTTGGGTTATGCGTATCGCTCATAATCTAGTAATCGATTATTTTAGAAAATCGAAGAAGATGCCTATGCAGCGTGATAATGATGAGTATTCCATTTTTTCTTTTATTTCAGATAATAGTCCCAATATCGAAAGTAGAATAATAACTGAACAGGTTGAGTTAGACCTAAGTAGAATTATTGAAGAACTTCCAGATGATCAAAAAGAGGTTTTGGTTATGCGCATTTATCAAGACCTTAGTTTTAAAGAAATTGCTGATTTAACGGGAGTTAGCATTAATACTGCATTAGGAAGAATGCGTTATGCTTTACTAAATTTGAGAAAAGTGATTGAAAAAAATCAAATTATTTTAACTAGCTTACAATAAATTGATTTTAATTGCGTTATAGGTTTATAACATACTAATAAATCTATGGCAAAACTTTACTCTAAAGAAAAATTAGCAACTCAAAAAGAAATGTTACCTAAAAAAGAAACGGTTTCGTTTTTACTTAATTATTCAAAAGCGTTGAGTATTACAAATGTGGGTAAGATGAAATTTGAAACTATTGCTAATTAATGAGAAAGCTTCGTAAAGACTACGAAGCTTTCTTTTATTTTAATCTTTTAATTCATTTTTTAGTATTTCAATGTTTTTGGAATATATAGACTTTTTATCACCCCACTTTAAAACTTCAGCACTCCATTTGGAAAAGTTTTTATTATCTTTGAGTTCGTAGTATCTATATGCTAAATTATATGCAGTTTCTTGTATATATACTATGTTATCACAACTTTCCATTTTGTGATAAATCTCAGCTGATTTTTTTAATTCATCCATGTGACGATAAGTATATGCTAATTCTTTTAAAGTATAACAATCTTTTGGGTCATTTTTTATAGCTTTTAAAAGAGCAGTTTCGGCTTTTTTAAACTCTTTTAAAGCGTTATAAGAAAATGCAATTTCAGTTTGTAGCCCTTCAAAATTGGAGTCTATTTTTTCTGCTTTGAGTAGAAAAGTTAAAGCTTTTTCACATTCATTCCAACCATTATACATATAACCCCATTTAAATAATC contains:
- a CDS encoding RNA polymerase sigma factor — its product is MARHELSDAILVKNYVGGDELALATLIERHQAKIYGFIYSKIQDRDVCEDVFQDTFVKVIKTLKTKSYNEEGKFLPWVMRIAHNLVIDYFRKSKKMPMQRDNDEYSIFSFISDNSPNIESRIITEQVELDLSRIIEELPDDQKEVLVMRIYQDLSFKEIADLTGVSINTALGRMRYALLNLRKVIEKNQIILTSLQ
- a CDS encoding tetratricopeptide repeat protein; translation: MLKKIIILSLITMISQAQTILEHNKRSVDCEDKWVTFEPDKSGKYLLGFIYIDSEAGLTFNYEGEFKIDDEGVFKRIDNIDSIKTNSLKARLRPDIKGIAEIPKNKFKELNIDETPKWLKFYKEGENSIERLFKWGYMYNGWNECEKALTFLLKAEKIDSNFEGLQTEIAFSYNALKEFKKAETALLKAIKNDPKDCYTLKELAYTYRHMDELKKSAEIYHKMESCDNIVYIQETAYNLAYRYYELKDNKNFSKWSAEVLKWGDKKSIYSKNIEILKNELKD